One stretch of Tissierellales bacterium DNA includes these proteins:
- a CDS encoding DUF1788 domain-containing protein: MKTLDEKLGKIEEVISDEDFLKNKGISNEVGYYVFDYPAEKELKVRDYLKTLEKRNKTKPKGYKLIIYDVYDIMIDLIEEEGLFDTCIKMEENDGLDYLISAVNDLLRIDYDDNYFNTYIEENTPDNSVVFITGVGKIFPFVRSHEILNKLHLVFDRAPVVLFYPGKYDGQSLMLFSEFKDENYYRALPLIRE; encoded by the coding sequence AATAAGTGATGAAGATTTTTTAAAGAATAAAGGGATTAGCAATGAAGTAGGATATTATGTTTTTGATTATCCAGCAGAGAAAGAATTAAAGGTTAGGGATTATTTAAAAACTCTAGAGAAGAGAAATAAAACAAAGCCTAAAGGATATAAATTAATAATATATGATGTCTATGATATTATGATTGATTTAATAGAGGAAGAAGGATTGTTTGATACTTGTATAAAAATGGAGGAAAATGACGGTTTAGATTATTTAATTTCTGCTGTAAATGATCTTTTAAGAATAGATTATGATGACAATTATTTTAATACTTATATAGAAGAGAATACACCAGATAATTCAGTGGTATTTATTACAGGAGTCGGTAAAATTTTTCCTTTTGTAAGATCTCATGAGATTTTAAATAAACTTCATTTAGTATTTGATAGGGCTCCAGTAGTACTATTTTATCCCGGGAAATATGACGGACAAAGTTTAATGTTATTTTCAGAGTTTAAAGACGAAAACTATTATAGAGCCCTGCCGCTTATAAGAGAGTAA